A single region of the Gloeomargarita sp. SRBZ-1_bins_9 genome encodes:
- a CDS encoding response regulator transcription factor, whose product MPIILLIPNRQLRLLLGWHLQEAGYRVTLLDSLAQGYTQTQLGALWVLDLDWPQAWDEGLHLARWWSQRQQGMLLVLSARNQERDIVAGLEAGADDYLVKPFGLAQFRARVQALVRRWQRGKPILTYGDLTLDLLAQRGFYRDQALPLTPHEFQLLALLVQGQGEVVPRQVLQERVWGQQTGRSLDTHLLSLRKKLPPGLGIRTVHRLGYQLFIAEQNPGP is encoded by the coding sequence TTGCCTATCATCCTGCTGATTCCCAACCGGCAACTGCGCCTGTTGTTGGGGTGGCATTTGCAAGAAGCGGGCTATCGGGTGACGCTGCTGGACAGTCTGGCCCAAGGCTATACTCAGACGCAACTGGGCGCCCTGTGGGTACTGGACTTGGACTGGCCCCAGGCCTGGGATGAGGGGTTGCACTTGGCTCGCTGGTGGTCCCAACGGCAGCAGGGCATGTTGTTGGTCCTTTCGGCGCGCAATCAAGAACGGGACATCGTTGCTGGGTTGGAGGCTGGGGCGGACGACTATCTGGTGAAACCCTTTGGCCTAGCCCAGTTCAGGGCGCGGGTGCAGGCATTGGTGCGGCGTTGGCAGCGGGGAAAACCTATCTTGACCTACGGGGATTTGACGTTGGATCTGCTGGCCCAGCGGGGGTTTTACCGAGACCAGGCGCTGCCTTTGACGCCCCACGAATTTCAACTCCTGGCGTTGCTGGTCCAGGGCCAAGGGGAGGTGGTGCCGCGCCAGGTGTTGCAGGAGCGGGTCTGGGGCCAGCAGACGGGGCGCTCCCTGGATACCCACCTGCTCAGCCTGCGCAAAAAATTACCCCCCGGTTTGGGCATCCGTACCGTCCATCGCCTGGGGTATCAATTGTTTATTGCTGAACAAAACCCAGGTCCATGA
- a CDS encoding tetratricopeptide repeat protein encodes MRAGALGLGLMLGAVLVLGQRPLDSADPATAVSRVAKGITVLIDGVNPGSGVLLSREGNTYTVLTAAHVVPVQDEYDVVTPDGQRHPLKYDTVQKLAGVDLATAKFTTDRTYPVAMVGDASKLVEGSPVYVAGFPQRGPAITEPIYNFTVGRVTANASRPLADGYGLVYSNPTLPGMSGGPVLDSQARLVGVHGRADGGQLERQGEMVYVKTGFNLGIPINTYLSWAPRPVKPNLTAAPRVAVNPNRADDFYLLASERYRQGDIAGALNQLTQALRANPNYAAAYATRGVMRYIQRDQQGAIQDFDQAIRLDPSYPEPYVGRGLARSALGDRAGAIEDYSRAIELRPTYAEAFYNRGVLRYNQRQVREGIEDLRRAADLYLQQGNAGEYQRTQETLRVATSQCRQQIRTLCDW; translated from the coding sequence ATGAGGGCAGGGGCGCTAGGGCTGGGTTTGATGCTGGGTGCGGTGCTGGTGCTCGGACAGCGTCCTCTAGACTCGGCGGACCCGGCAACGGCTGTTTCTAGGGTTGCCAAGGGCATTACGGTCTTGATTGATGGGGTCAATCCGGGGTCGGGAGTCCTGCTGAGTCGCGAGGGGAATACCTACACTGTACTTACAGCCGCCCATGTGGTGCCGGTGCAGGACGAGTACGACGTCGTTACCCCTGACGGTCAACGCCATCCCCTGAAATACGATACGGTGCAAAAGCTGGCCGGCGTGGACCTGGCAACGGCGAAGTTTACGACTGACAGGACCTATCCCGTGGCGATGGTGGGGGATGCCAGTAAACTTGTCGAGGGTAGTCCGGTGTATGTGGCGGGGTTTCCCCAGCGGGGGCCGGCAATTACTGAGCCGATTTATAACTTCACGGTGGGGCGCGTTACAGCCAATGCCAGCCGTCCGTTGGCCGATGGGTATGGTTTGGTGTACAGCAACCCCACGCTGCCGGGGATGAGTGGCGGGCCGGTTCTAGATAGCCAGGCTAGATTGGTGGGGGTGCATGGGCGGGCCGACGGTGGGCAACTCGAGCGGCAGGGGGAGATGGTCTATGTCAAAACTGGTTTTAATCTGGGGATTCCCATCAACACCTATCTTAGTTGGGCACCGCGTCCGGTGAAACCTAACCTGACTGCGGCACCTCGGGTAGCGGTCAATCCCAACCGGGCTGATGATTTTTACCTGCTGGCTAGTGAGCGGTATCGCCAGGGGGATATTGCCGGGGCGTTGAACCAATTGACACAGGCACTGCGGGCTAACCCCAACTATGCGGCGGCCTATGCTACGCGGGGAGTGATGCGCTACATCCAACGGGACCAGCAGGGAGCCATCCAGGACTTTGACCAGGCCATTCGGCTGGACCCCAGTTACCCGGAACCCTATGTGGGGCGGGGGTTAGCCCGTTCTGCTCTGGGCGACAGAGCCGGTGCCATCGAAGACTACAGCCGGGCTATTGAGTTGCGTCCCACCTACGCCGAGGCCTTTTACAACCGGGGGGTGCTGCGCTACAACCAGCGGCAGGTGCGGGAGGGCATTGAGGACTTGCGCCGGGCGGCGGATCTGTACCTCCAGCAGGGCAACGCCGGCGAGTACCAGCGCACCCAGGAGACTCTGCGGGTGGCCACTAGCCAGTGTCGTCAGCAAATCCGCACCCTTTGCGATTGGTAG
- a CDS encoding mechanosensitive ion channel family protein, translated as MKRRQWLSLLVAVGLGWLLLWVTPAVNAQLALPQSGPPTLPPPGVTRYGNIEVTNVVFDGRVLFTIASPTVRDRNNPGTLIPVEVRAELIKANLRRIIHPYTQHLLDQREPQVLIAVATLNNEVVLLGRTEGQQQNITILTVTEWDASFNGLPVSALAQQWRDIIQTTLQEAIRQRTPQALVQQLLQALKILGLALMASLLVLVLQRYGRRQQDRLHRRLVQESSTAPTPLPQVLSPHFGRVQRYRLWAFIGYLLVWLQMGIWLAGLAYILAIFPQTRGVSMAVLRLPLLWLGVWFLTGLAGKVTDLLIDRLQKVWEAYDLFDVKELNRRSLRISTTIQTLRGVKTAGIYLVRAGYILNTLGVPVSSLFAVGGLLALAISLGSQNVIKDIINGLLILWEDQFGIGDVVQIGEYSGAVESMSLRITQLRNPEGCLITIPNSSIVKVSNLTRLWSRVNFEILVDCQTDPTQALEVLKQVTQALYADPDWRQRLLERPEVLGIDAARHDGLLLRVWLKTQPGQQWAVEREFRRRVIQALAEHGIALGRPHQIWETAPPAYNGRARAGED; from the coding sequence ATGAAGCGACGGCAATGGTTGTCTCTACTGGTAGCCGTGGGGCTGGGATGGCTGCTGCTTTGGGTAACTCCGGCGGTGAATGCCCAGTTGGCCCTACCCCAGTCCGGGCCTCCTACCCTGCCGCCACCCGGTGTCACCCGCTACGGCAACATTGAGGTGACGAATGTGGTGTTTGACGGGCGCGTGTTATTCACCATCGCCTCGCCGACAGTGCGGGACCGCAATAATCCAGGTACGCTCATCCCGGTGGAAGTGCGGGCAGAACTGATCAAGGCTAACCTAAGGCGCATCATTCACCCCTACACCCAACATCTCCTGGACCAGCGGGAACCCCAGGTGTTGATTGCCGTGGCGACGCTCAACAATGAGGTGGTGCTGCTGGGCCGGACGGAGGGGCAACAACAAAATATCACCATCCTGACAGTGACCGAGTGGGATGCCTCGTTCAACGGCCTGCCGGTTTCGGCCTTGGCCCAACAGTGGCGAGACATTATCCAGACAACGTTGCAGGAGGCAATTCGCCAGCGCACGCCCCAAGCCCTGGTGCAGCAATTGCTCCAAGCCCTGAAAATCCTGGGGCTGGCCCTGATGGCGAGCTTGTTGGTGCTGGTTTTGCAGAGATATGGGCGTCGTCAGCAGGACCGATTGCACCGGCGTTTGGTCCAGGAGTCCTCGACTGCTCCTACCCCCTTACCCCAGGTCCTCAGTCCCCATTTCGGTCGGGTGCAGCGCTACCGGTTGTGGGCTTTCATCGGCTATTTACTGGTGTGGCTGCAAATGGGGATCTGGTTGGCGGGGCTGGCCTATATCCTGGCTATCTTCCCCCAAACCCGCGGCGTTTCGATGGCGGTTTTGCGGTTGCCCCTGCTGTGGTTGGGGGTTTGGTTCCTCACGGGGTTGGCCGGCAAAGTCACTGACCTGTTGATTGACCGTCTGCAAAAAGTCTGGGAAGCCTACGACCTGTTCGACGTCAAGGAACTGAATCGGCGGTCCTTGCGGATTTCCACCACGATTCAAACCTTGCGCGGGGTCAAGACGGCGGGGATTTATCTGGTGCGGGCCGGGTACATATTGAATACCCTGGGCGTGCCGGTGAGTTCCCTGTTCGCTGTTGGGGGGTTGCTGGCGCTGGCGATTTCCCTGGGGTCCCAAAACGTGATCAAAGACATCATCAATGGTTTGCTCATCCTGTGGGAGGACCAGTTTGGCATCGGTGATGTGGTGCAGATTGGGGAATACAGCGGTGCGGTGGAAAGCATGAGCTTACGCATTACCCAGCTCCGCAATCCCGAAGGATGCCTCATTACCATTCCCAATAGCAGTATTGTCAAGGTGTCGAATCTGACGCGCCTGTGGTCGCGGGTGAATTTTGAGATTTTGGTGGATTGTCAAACGGACCCGACCCAGGCGCTAGAGGTGCTCAAACAGGTGACCCAAGCCCTTTATGCCGACCCGGATTGGCGCCAGCGATTGCTAGAACGACCGGAGGTGCTGGGGATTGATGCGGCCCGCCACGATGGCTTGCTGCTGCGGGTGTGGCTCAAAACGCAACCGGGACAACAGTGGGCTGTTGAACGGGAATTTCGTCGGCGGGTGATTCAGGCGCTGGCAGAACATGGCATCGCTCTGGGGCGTCCTCACCAAATTTGGGAGACGGCGCCGCCGGCCTATAATGGGAGGGCAAGGGCGGGGGAGGACTGA
- a CDS encoding type II secretion system F family protein has protein sequence MPTTYLARVRDAQGRSRERRVKATDLKEARGILREQGFFVQEIKEVQPFDPFKTEIDISFLSTVTVKDKALFSRQFAALVNAGVPLARGLAILVEQQTNPKMKKVLAAVSADVQQGTSLSEAMRQHPEVFDNLYVAMIQAGEAGGVLDEVLNRLAKLLEDAARLEQQIKSAMAYPVAVALIAIAVFLGMVLFLIPIFGDIFASLGGELPAFTQFMVNLSQWMRNPVNLAIVVGLVAAAVFGYTTAYRTRAGRELIDRLALNLPIFGDLIRKNAVARFSRTFGSLSRSGVPVLTSLEIVRDTAGNQIIANAIEAARAEIQAGGLISVALDKAKVFPNMAIQMISVGEETGELDAMITKVADFYEAEVEAAVKALTSIMEPMMIVVLGGLVGSVLVAMYLPMFRIFDLIK, from the coding sequence ATGCCCACCACCTATTTGGCCCGTGTACGGGATGCCCAAGGTCGTTCTCGGGAACGGCGGGTAAAGGCGACAGACCTGAAGGAAGCCCGTGGTATCCTGCGGGAGCAAGGCTTTTTTGTGCAGGAAATTAAGGAGGTCCAGCCTTTTGACCCCTTCAAGACTGAAATTGATATTTCCTTTTTGAGTACGGTTACGGTTAAGGATAAGGCGCTTTTTTCCCGTCAGTTTGCGGCGCTGGTCAATGCCGGTGTGCCCCTGGCGCGGGGGTTAGCTATTTTGGTGGAACAGCAGACCAATCCCAAGATGAAGAAGGTGCTGGCGGCGGTCAGTGCCGATGTCCAGCAGGGGACGAGCCTATCGGAGGCCATGCGGCAACATCCAGAAGTCTTTGATAACCTCTATGTCGCTATGATCCAGGCGGGGGAAGCAGGGGGGGTTCTGGATGAGGTGTTAAACCGGTTGGCCAAACTATTGGAGGATGCGGCTCGCCTGGAACAGCAGATCAAATCAGCGATGGCCTATCCGGTGGCGGTGGCGTTAATTGCGATTGCTGTGTTTTTGGGGATGGTACTGTTTTTGATTCCCATTTTTGGGGATATTTTTGCTAGCTTGGGGGGGGAGTTGCCGGCCTTTACCCAGTTTATGGTCAATCTTAGCCAGTGGATGCGCAATCCGGTGAACTTGGCCATAGTGGTGGGGTTGGTGGCGGCGGCGGTCTTTGGCTATACAACAGCCTACCGCACACGGGCCGGGCGGGAATTGATTGACCGGCTGGCTTTGAACTTGCCGATTTTTGGGGATTTGATTCGTAAAAATGCGGTGGCCCGTTTTAGCCGAACGTTTGGTTCCCTGTCCCGTTCGGGGGTGCCGGTGTTGACTTCCTTAGAAATCGTGCGGGATACGGCAGGTAACCAGATCATTGCCAATGCCATTGAGGCGGCGCGGGCAGAGATTCAAGCCGGAGGTCTCATCTCTGTAGCGTTAGACAAGGCCAAAGTGTTTCCTAACATGGCGATTCAGATGATCAGTGTGGGGGAAGAAACCGGGGAACTGGACGCCATGATCACCAAGGTGGCAGATTTTTACGAGGCCGAAGTGGAAGCGGCTGTTAAGGCCCTCACCAGCATCATGGAGCCGATGATGATTGTCGTGTTGGGGGGGCTGGTGGGTTCAGTTTTGGTGGCCATGTATTTGCCGATGTTCCGCATCTTTGACTTGATTAAGTAG
- a CDS encoding type IV pilus twitching motility protein PilT — MELMMEDLMEEVIQRGGSDLHLSAGLPPYIRISGKLTPTEHPPLTAEQCQRLIYSILNNNQRKIFEQNWELDCSYGIKGLGRFRVNVYKDRGTVAACLRALPSKIPSFESLGLPPVVREMSEKPRGLVLVTGPTGSGKSTTLAAMIENINTTRAEHIITIEDPIEFVYESKKSIIHQRQLNEDTRSFANALRAALREDPDVILVGEMRDLETIQLAVTAAETGHLVFATLHTSSAAQTVDRIVDVFPPEQQQQIRVQLSTSLVAVFSQTLVRRKNPKPGQFGRVMAQEIMVVTPAIANLIREGKTPQIYSAIQTGAKYGMQTLEKVLADLYKRGECSYEDVMAKTSKPEELQRLIAGSPAAAGKSV; from the coding sequence ATGGAGCTGATGATGGAAGATTTGATGGAGGAGGTTATTCAGCGGGGCGGATCGGATTTGCATTTGTCGGCGGGTTTGCCTCCTTATATCCGTATTAGTGGGAAGTTGACCCCGACTGAGCATCCTCCCCTGACGGCGGAACAATGCCAGCGCTTGATCTATAGCATTCTGAACAATAACCAGCGCAAGATTTTTGAGCAGAATTGGGAGTTGGACTGTTCCTATGGGATCAAGGGGCTAGGGCGGTTCCGGGTGAATGTGTATAAGGACCGGGGGACGGTGGCGGCCTGTTTGCGGGCGTTGCCTTCTAAAATTCCCAGTTTTGAGTCCCTGGGGTTGCCGCCGGTGGTGCGGGAAATGTCGGAAAAGCCGCGGGGGTTGGTGTTGGTGACGGGGCCGACGGGTTCGGGGAAATCCACCACGCTCGCAGCGATGATCGAAAATATCAACACCACGCGGGCGGAACATATTATTACCATTGAGGACCCAATAGAATTTGTGTACGAATCGAAAAAGAGCATCATCCACCAGCGGCAGTTGAACGAGGATACCCGGAGTTTTGCCAATGCCCTGCGGGCGGCCTTGCGGGAGGATCCGGATGTAATCCTGGTGGGGGAGATGCGGGATTTGGAGACGATCCAGTTGGCGGTGACGGCGGCGGAAACGGGCCACCTGGTGTTTGCCACCCTACATACCAGCTCGGCAGCGCAGACGGTGGACCGGATTGTGGATGTGTTTCCGCCGGAGCAGCAGCAGCAGATTCGGGTGCAGTTGTCCACGTCCTTGGTGGCGGTGTTTAGCCAGACGCTGGTGCGCCGTAAAAATCCCAAACCGGGGCAATTCGGGCGGGTGATGGCGCAAGAGATCATGGTGGTGACGCCGGCGATTGCCAACCTGATCCGGGAGGGGAAAACGCCCCAAATTTATTCGGCGATCCAAACGGGGGCCAAGTACGGGATGCAGACGTTGGAAAAGGTCCTGGCGGATTTGTACAAGCGGGGGGAATGCAGCTACGAGGATGTGATGGCCAAGACATCGAAGCCTGAGGAACTGCAACGGTTGATTGCTGGATCGCCGGCGGCTGCGGGCAAAAGTGTCTAG